The following proteins are co-located in the Vicinamibacteria bacterium genome:
- a CDS encoding DUF6036 family nucleotidyltransferase yields the protein MKKQQLDHLLRAGGRITGEKQFIIIGSQSLHGTYPDLPDELVQSAEADLIAKGDISKTEWLNAIGQDSPFHERFGYYADPVDETTATLPAGWKGRLVNLPPGDTEGVRGLCLDPHDLAISKYVARREKDMLFNRELARRKIVTRERLLALLSRTPVDGKIRDRIRGDIERDFVRAG from the coding sequence ATGAAGAAGCAGCAGCTTGATCACCTGCTCCGGGCGGGGGGGCGTATCACCGGCGAGAAGCAGTTCATCATCATTGGCAGTCAGAGCCTACACGGAACGTATCCCGATCTTCCCGACGAGCTCGTGCAGTCTGCCGAAGCAGACTTGATCGCGAAGGGCGACATTTCGAAAACGGAGTGGCTGAACGCGATCGGTCAGGATTCTCCATTTCACGAGCGGTTCGGTTATTACGCCGATCCCGTGGACGAAACGACGGCTACGCTTCCGGCGGGCTGGAAAGGTCGGCTCGTGAACTTGCCGCCAGGCGACACGGAGGGCGTCCGCGGACTGTGTTTGGATCCCCACGATCTCGCGATATCGAAGTACGTCGCTCGAAGGGAGAAGGACATGCTTTTCAATCGCGAGCTGGCGCGTCGTAAAATCGTGACCCGCGAGCGTCTACTCGCCCTGCTCTCTCGCACGCCGGTGGACGGGAAGATACGGGACAGAATTCGTGGCGATATCGAACGGGATTTCGTTCGAGCAGGTTGA